The following coding sequences are from one Streptomyces sp. V3I7 window:
- a CDS encoding MarR family winged helix-turn-helix transcriptional regulator, translated as MTARNHRGAAGEGDGASEDTVAAVVRQWHTVHPELDTVPLEIVGRINRCAALLQQAEDAPLHRADLSRPEFDLLGALRRTGRELTPSELARETFSSGAAVTKRVKHLTERGLVERHGDARDRRVAHVRLTDAGRGLVDTLMPEQLAFERAVLSALTPKSQAELAALLGELLSHLERRADAVLHA; from the coding sequence ATGACGGCGAGGAACCACCGGGGGGCGGCCGGTGAGGGGGACGGGGCGAGCGAGGACACCGTCGCCGCGGTCGTGCGCCAGTGGCACACCGTGCACCCCGAGCTGGACACCGTCCCCCTGGAGATCGTCGGCCGGATCAACCGTTGCGCCGCCCTCCTCCAGCAGGCCGAGGACGCCCCGCTGCACCGTGCCGATCTCAGCCGTCCCGAGTTCGACCTCCTCGGCGCGCTGCGCCGCACCGGCCGCGAACTGACCCCGAGCGAGCTGGCACGGGAGACCTTCTCCTCCGGAGCCGCCGTCACCAAGCGCGTGAAGCACCTGACCGAGCGCGGCCTGGTCGAACGCCACGGCGACGCACGCGACCGGCGCGTGGCCCACGTCCGCCTGACCGACGCGGGCCGCGGACTCGTCGACACCCTGATGCCCGAGCAGCTCGCCTTCGAAAGAGCCGTCCTCTCCGCCCTCACCCCGAAGAGCCAAGCCGAACTCGCCGCCCTGCTAGGTGAGTTGCTGAGTCACCTGGAACGGCGGGCGGACGCGGTGCTGCATGCCTGA
- a CDS encoding GYD domain-containing protein, translating to MPKFLIQATYTTEGTRGLLGEGGSGRRAAVEQLVSGLGGTVETMYFAFGADDVVLIVDFPDTLSMAAVSLKVKASGALHTRATPLLTVEEIDEAARRDVTFRAPGA from the coding sequence ATGCCGAAGTTCCTGATCCAGGCCACCTACACGACCGAGGGCACGAGGGGGCTGCTGGGGGAGGGCGGCAGCGGGCGCCGGGCCGCGGTCGAGCAGCTCGTCAGCGGGCTCGGCGGGACGGTCGAGACCATGTACTTCGCCTTCGGGGCCGACGACGTCGTGCTCATCGTCGACTTCCCCGACACGCTCTCGATGGCGGCCGTCAGCCTCAAGGTCAAGGCCAGCGGCGCCCTCCACACCCGCGCCACCCCGCTCCTCACCGTCGAGGAGATCGACGAGGCCGCGCGCCGGGACGTCACTTTCCGCGCTCCCGGCGCGTAG
- a CDS encoding VOC family protein yields the protein MSSIKQFQVTFDCAEPERVARFWCEVLGYVVSPPPKGFATWDDFDRSRSPEEQGSWFACSDPSGVGPRLFFQRVPEGKVVKNRVHLDVRVGTGLVGEERLAALEAECARLIPLGAVRVRLLYDGNDSCIVMQDVEGNEFCLD from the coding sequence ATGTCATCGATCAAGCAGTTCCAAGTCACCTTCGACTGCGCGGAACCCGAGCGCGTCGCTCGCTTTTGGTGCGAGGTGCTCGGGTACGTCGTATCGCCGCCACCGAAGGGGTTCGCCACGTGGGACGATTTCGACCGCTCCCGGTCTCCTGAGGAACAGGGCTCATGGTTCGCATGCAGTGATCCCTCAGGTGTGGGCCCGCGACTGTTCTTTCAGCGCGTTCCCGAAGGCAAGGTCGTCAAGAACCGGGTGCATCTCGACGTGCGGGTCGGCACCGGGCTCGTGGGTGAAGAGCGCCTCGCGGCGCTCGAAGCCGAGTGCGCACGGCTGATCCCGCTCGGCGCGGTACGCGTGCGACTCCTGTACGACGGCAACGATTCGTGCATCGTGATGCAGGACGTCGAGGGCAACGAATTCTGTCTCGACTGA
- a CDS encoding alpha/beta hydrolase, which produces MAADMPVTPVLEQAAADFAAATANPPYLFDLGPVEGRDTVNEVQAGEVHKPAVDEEWVTVQGGPIGTVQARVVRPPGAVGPLPVIIYIHGAGWVFGNAHTHDRLVRELAVGTGAAVVFPEYDLSPEARYPVAIEQNYAVARWVVSDGAAGDLDPTRIAVAGDSVGGNMSIALTLMAKERGDVPIIQQVLFYPVTDANFDTGSYEQFATGYFLRRDAMRWFWDQYTDDPAQRAEITASPLRATPEQLAGLPPALVITAEADVLRDEGEAYASKLREAGVPVTAVRYEGIIHDFVMLNALRGTHAAEGAINQAIEVLRTALGTA; this is translated from the coding sequence ATGGCTGCCGACATGCCCGTCACGCCGGTGCTGGAGCAGGCCGCGGCGGACTTCGCCGCCGCTACCGCGAACCCGCCCTACCTGTTCGATCTGGGGCCCGTCGAGGGGCGCGACACGGTCAACGAGGTGCAGGCCGGTGAGGTCCACAAGCCCGCGGTGGACGAGGAGTGGGTCACCGTTCAGGGCGGCCCAATCGGGACGGTCCAGGCCCGTGTCGTCCGGCCGCCCGGCGCCGTCGGTCCGCTGCCGGTGATCATCTACATCCACGGCGCGGGCTGGGTGTTCGGCAACGCCCACACGCACGACCGCCTGGTGCGCGAGCTGGCCGTCGGCACGGGCGCGGCGGTCGTGTTCCCGGAGTACGACCTCTCCCCCGAGGCGCGCTACCCGGTCGCGATCGAGCAGAACTACGCCGTGGCCCGCTGGGTCGTGAGCGACGGTGCCGCGGGCGATCTGGACCCCACCCGTATCGCGGTCGCCGGCGACTCCGTCGGCGGCAACATGAGCATCGCGCTGACCCTCATGGCCAAGGAACGCGGCGACGTCCCGATCATCCAGCAGGTGCTCTTCTACCCGGTCACGGACGCGAACTTCGACACCGGCTCCTACGAGCAGTTCGCCACGGGCTACTTCCTGCGCCGCGACGCCATGCGGTGGTTCTGGGACCAGTACACCGACGACCCCGCGCAGCGTGCCGAGATCACCGCCTCGCCGCTGCGGGCCACGCCCGAGCAGCTGGCCGGCCTGCCTCCGGCGCTCGTCATCACCGCCGAGGCCGACGTCCTGCGGGACGAGGGCGAGGCCTACGCGAGCAAGCTCCGCGAGGCGGGCGTACCCGTCACGGCGGTCCGCTACGAGGGCATCATCCACGACTTCGTCATGCTCAACGCGCTGCGCGGCACGCACGCCGCCGAAGGCGCCATCAACCAGGCGATCGAGGTCCTGCGCACGGCGCTCGGTACCGCGTGA